From one Trifolium pratense cultivar HEN17-A07 linkage group LG1, ARS_RC_1.1, whole genome shotgun sequence genomic stretch:
- the LOC123920272 gene encoding uncharacterized protein LOC123920272, whose product MASSDELRLSPSSLPVADLTDSINRLNLIPSSDKDSDDAPLLSPPSSSGGYNNVSDDVINQVDQFLRDAIQNPRERLSILRMEQDVVKFINDPNQHQLEFQQLPTSYLRLAAHRVAQHYSLQSMVLLDGSLPDGSGSRIIVHKTSGCKPPLIRLADIPLKLPSEDNAVKKVAIKQRPQKQSLVDSDANSNSVKNRNSKSVEERTEEYSKARARIFSSSDDGGSLGGKPECESRKEENSLLGSLDVSRVEDKSDAVCDVSSSRARSRIETESVGRQMQSSRVAIFRDREVDRKDPDYDRSYERFVQRFDPGHGFNGGSHTMQPMYTAVSNYHPEFPQLGSTHGPQLSPAHHPQPLLQHIPGPWAPPAPAGIGYGYPETMVPFNPRQVSACSAPTLYLHSSQYSCHCHGMPFIPYEPLHQPFAQFHRPPPDASFGMVWPW is encoded by the exons ATGGCTTCTTCCGATGAACTCAGACTCTCGCCGTCGTCGTTGCCGGTCGCCGATTTGACCGACTCCATCAACCGATTGAACTTGATTCCCTCATCCGACAAAGATTCCGACGATGCTCCGCTACTTTCTCCTCCCTCATCCAGTGGCGGTTACAACAATGTCTCCGATGATGTCATCAATCAGGTTGATCAGTTTCTTCGCGATGCAATTCAGAACCCTCGCGAACGACTTTCCA tTTTACGGATGGAGCAGGATGTTGTGAAGTTCATTAATGATCCTAATCAACATCAGCTTGAATTTCAGCAACTGCCGACTTCGTATTTACGGTTGGCTGCACATCGCGTGGCTCAGCATTATTCGTTGCAGTCGATGGTTTTACTGGATGGTAGTTTACCGGATGGTTCTGGGTCGAGAATTATTGTCCATAAGACTTCTGGATGTAAGCCGCCTCTTATTCGCCTTGCAGATATCCCTTTAAAGTTACCGTCAGAAGACAATGCTGTTAAGAAGGTTGCAATTAAGCAGAGGCCACAAAAGCAGTCACTAGTTGACAGTGATGCAAATTCGAACTCGGTTAAGAATCGGAACTCTAAAAGTGTGGAAGAGAGAACGGAAGAGTATAGTAAGGCTCGTGCTAGGATCTTTAGTTCAAGTGATGATGGTGGTTCTTTGGGTGGAAAGCCAGAATGTGAGTCAAGAAAGGAAGAGAACTCTTTACTTGGTTCCTTGGATGTTTCTAGGGTTGAAGATAAATCTGATGCTGTGTGTGATGTCAGTTCCAGTAGGGCTAGAAGTAGGATAGAGACGGAATCAGTTGGTAGGCAAATGCAAAGTAGTAGGGTGGCTATATTCCGGGACCGTGAAGTTGACCGCAAGGATCCTGATTATGACAGGAGCTATGAAAG GTTTGTGCAAAGATTTGACCCTGGACATGGGTTCAATGGAGGATCACACACCATGCAGCCCATGTATACAGCTGTATCAAACTACCACCCTGAGTTTCCACAGCTTGGATCCACTCATGGACCGCAGCTTTCTCCTGCACACCATCCACAACCTCTTCTCCAGCACATACCTGGGCCATGGGCTCCACCAGCACCAGCTGGAATAGGATATGGATATCCAGAGACAATGGTACCATTTAATCCTAGACAAGTTAGTGCATGCTCTGCACCAACATTGTATTTGCATTCATCTCAGTATTCTTGTCACTGTCATGGAATGCCTTTTATTCCCTATGAACCTCTTCATCAACCATTTGCACAG TTTCATCGACCACCACCTGATGCAAGTTTTGGAATGGTTTGGCCCTGGTGA
- the LOC123920295 gene encoding hippocampus abundant transcript-like protein 1 — protein MSWWSGFFELKPLLHLLLPLSIHWVAEEMTVSVLVDVTTTALCPQQSTCSKAIYINGLQETIAGIFKMVVLPILGQLSDEHGRKPLLLVTMSTTIIPFALLAWNQSEEFVYAYYVFRIISFIISKGSIFCISVAYVADFVHENKRAAVFSWITGLFSASHVLGNVLARFLPQNYIFVVSIALLIFCPVYMQFFLVETVKLAPRKNQELGFCTKVANVVNRRYKSMRNAAEIVIFSPTLRGITFVSFFYELGMSGISTVLLYYLKAVFGFNKNQFSELLMMVGIGSIFSQIVLLPILNPLVGEKVILCSALLASIAYAWLSGLAWAPWVPYLSASFGIIYVLVKPATYAIISKASSSANQGKAQTFIAGAQSISDLLSPIVMSPLTSLFLSSNAPFECKGFSLICASICMIISLIFACMLNPNPNPNSNTHSSNDSEGNLEDPLLN, from the exons atgTCTTGGTGGAGTGGATTCTTTGAGCTGAAGCCTTTACTTCACTTACTACTTCCACTAAGCATCCATTGGGTTGCTGAAGAAATGACTGTTTCTGTTCTTGTTGATGTTACAACCACTGCTTTATGTCCTCAACAATCAACTTGTTCCAAAGCTATTTACATTAATGGCCTTCAAGAAACA aTTGCTGGAATTTTCAAGATGGTGGTGCTTCCAATTTTGGGTCAGCTTTCAGATGAACATGGCCGCAAACCTTTACTTCTTGTTACCATGTCCACCACCATAATTCCTTTTg CTTTACTTGCTTGGAATCAATCTGAGGAATTTGTATATGCCTACTATGTGTTTCGCATAATTTCGTTTATAATCAGTAAAGGGAGTATTTTCTGCATCTCTGTCGCGTATGTG GCAGATTTTGTCCATGAAAACAAAAGAGCAGCAGTATTTAGTTGGATCACTGGTCTCTTTTCGGCTTCACATGTTCTTGGGAACGTCTTGGCTCGATTTCTTCCTCAAAACTACATTTTTGTG GTTTCAATAGCACTATTGATATTTTGTCCTGTTTATATGCAATTCTTCCTAGTTGAAACTGTGAAACTGGCTCCAAGAAAGAATCAAGAGCTAGGCTTCTGCACTAAAGTTGCGAATGTTGTTAACCGAAGATACAAATCCATGAGGAATGCCGCGGAAATAGTAATCTTCAG TCCTACATTAAGAGGCATAACTTTTGTCTCTTTCTTTTATGAGTTGGGAATGTCCGGCATAAGCACCGTTTTGTTG TACTATTTGAAAGCTGTTTTTGGTTTTAACAAAAATCAGTTCTCAGAACTTCTGATGATGGTCGGAATCGGTTCAATATTTTCTCAG ATTGTGTTACTTCCAATACTTAATCCTTTGGTTGGAGAAAAAGTGATTCTATGCTCTGCCTTACTTGCATCAATAGCATAT GCATGGCTTTCGGGACTAGCATGGGCACCTTGG GTACCATACTTAAGTGCTTCATTTGGAATAATCTATGTGCTTGTGAAACCTGCT ACATATGCTATTATTTCAAAAGCATCAAGCTCAGCCAATCAg GGAAAAGCACAAACCTTTATTGCTGGTGCACAATCTATATCTGATTTACTATCACCAATTGTTATGAGTCCTTTGACTT CACTGTTTTTATCTAGCAATGCTCCATTTGAATGCAAAGGTTTTAGCCTTATATGTGCATCCATATGCATG ATAATTTCTCTGATTTTTGCTTGCATGCTAAATCCTAATCCTAATCCTAATAGTAATACTCATTCAAGTAATGACTCGGAGGGCAACCTAGAAGACCCGCTTCTGAATTAA
- the LOC123920269 gene encoding probable aspartyl aminopeptidase isoform X1, with amino-acid sequence MASISRPHILHLHSSSPSFKLNPSSSLFRSRKLPNSLPFNRRRSFCSVNSTSHHKSESVSIVNNFLDYLNESWTHFHATAEAKRQLLAAGFHLLNENEEWNLKPGGRYFFTRNMSCLVAFAVGEKYDVGNGFYAIAAHTDSPCLKLKPKTASLKSSSYMMVNVQTYGGGLWHTWFDRDLSVAGRVILRRSDNSFVHKLVKVNRPILRIPTLAIHLDRTVNQDGFKPNLETHLLPLLSMKLEDTSSESKEKTAALSSKASHHPLLMQILSEELKCDVDDIVSIELNVCDTQPSCLGGANNEFIFSGRLDNLASSYCALRALVDSCESPGDLASEQAIRMVALFDNEEVGSDSAQGAGAPTMFQAMRRIVAGLANNYVGEGTFERTIRQSFLVSADMAHGVHPNFSDKHDEHHRPELQKGLVIKHNANQRYATSGITSFLFKEVGKIHNLPIQEFVVRNDMGCGSTIGPILASGVGIRTVDCGIAQLSMHSIREICGKEDIDIAYKHFKVFYQNFSSIDKLLTVDS; translated from the exons ATGGCATCAATATCTCGACCGCACATTCTTCATCTCCATTCTTCATCTCCATCGTTCAAACTCAATCCTTCATCATCCCTATTTCGCTCCCGGAAACTCCCAAATTCCTTACCCTTCAATCGCCGACGTAGCTTCTGCTCCGTCAATTCCACCTCTCATCACAAATCCGAATCCGTTTCAATCGTAAACAACTTTCTCGATTATCTCAATGAATCGTGGACGCATTTCCACGCTACAGCGGAGGCAAAACGACAATTACTCGCAGCCGGTTTTCACCTTCTTAACGAGAACGAAGAATGGAATCTCAAACCAGGTGGACGCTACTTCTTCACTCGCAATATGTCCTGTTTGGTTGCTTTCGCTGTAGGAGAAAA GTACGATGTGGGCAATGGTTTTTATGCGATAGCGGCGCATACAGATAGTCCGTGTTTGAAACTGAAGCCGAAGACGGCGTCGTTGAAGTCTTCTTCTTATATGATGGTAAATGTTCAGACTTATGGAGGTGGATTATGGCATACTTGGTTTGATAGGGATTTGAGTGTTGCAGGGAGAGTCATTCTCAGAAGAAGTGACAATTCTTTTGTTCATAAGCTTGTCAAAGTCAACAGACCTATTTTGCGTATTCCCACTCTTGCCATTCATCTTGACCG CACAGTGAACCAGGATGGTTTCAAACCAAATCTTGAGACTCATCTTCTTCCATTACTCTCGATGAAACTTGAGGACACTTCTTCAGAGTCAAAAGAGAAGACTGCTGCATTGTCATCCAAAGCTTCTCATCATCCACTGCTTATGCAG ATATTGTCAGAGGAGTTGAAATGtgatgttgatgacatagtgaGTATTGAACTGAATGTTTGTGATACTCAACCTAGCTGTCTTGGAGGTGCAAACAATGAATTCATATTTTCTGGAAGATTAGATAATCTTGCTTCAAGTTATTGTGCATTAAGGGCACTTGTTGACTCGTGTGAATCTCCCGGTGACTTGGCTAGTGAACAAGCAATTCGGATGGTTGCTCTGTTTGACAATGAGGag GTGGGTTCAGATTCTGCTCAAGGAGCTGGTGCACCCACCATGTTTCAGGCCATGAGACGTATAGTTGCTGGCTTGGCAAATAACTATGTTGGCGAAGGCACTTTTGAGCGCACTATTCGTCAATCATTTCTTG TGTCTGCAGATATGGCCCATGGAGTTCATCCAAATTTCTCAGATAAACATGATGAACACCACAGACCAGAGCTGCAGAAAGGACTTGTTATTAAGCACAACGCAAACCAGCGCTATGCTACCAGTGGAATCacatcttttctttttaaagaAGTTGGGAAAATCCATAATCTTCCAATTCAG GAATTTGTGGTTAGAAATGACATGGGATGTGGTTCAACCATAGGTCCAATACTCGCTTCTGGGGTTGGCATCCGAACTGTTGACTGCGGAATTGCTCAACTTTCAATGCACAG TATAAGAGAAATATGTGGGAAGGAAGATATAGACATTGCTTACAAGCATTTCAAAGTTTTTTATCAAAACTTTTCCAGCATAGACAAGTTGCTGACTGTGGATAGCTGA
- the LOC123920276 gene encoding cAMP-regulated phosphoprotein 21-like, producing MEGSSDDLGAPESWEVADLDDSMNRLNLLISSNKDSKPHDHAADGVASVPPPPPSSSSTTGDKVFDDAVNQVDQFLREAIQNLRERLSILRIEQDVLNLIQDPNQQQIEFNQLPTSYLRLAAHRVAQHYSLQSMVLMDNNSLPDGSGSTIIVRKTAECKLPVIRLADIPVKLPSENNAVMKVAIKPRPQKQSQVLNNANSNSGKKNSSKSVEERKEEYNRARARIFNSTNNGGTVGGKPECETRQQDNSFNGSSGFTRGEDKYSSVSDVSSSRGMIGSSTNTGRGLIESSTYTSRGLVEPSTNTSRGLVDSSTNTSRGLVDSSTNTSRARSRTEKESVGRYRQSNRVAIFRDREIDRKDPDYDRSYDRYMQRFDPGFGFNGGSYPMQPMYAPVLNYNTEFPQLGSPHGPQRPAEHQPRPLPQHISGQHISGTWVAQSTPAGIGYGHPETMMSPFNPNQVGAHSSSTMYLHSSQYPCQHPGMPFIHPEHIHQPFAQSLQPPPDASFGLARPR from the exons ATGGAGGGCTCTTCAGATGATCTAGGAGCCCCTGAATCATGGGAGGTCGCCGATTTGGATGATTCAATGAACCGCTTGAACCTTTTGATATCTTCCAACAAAGATTCCAAACCTCACGACCACGCCGCAGACGGTGTTGCTTCGgtacctcctcctcctccttcgTCTTCTTCCACCACTGGCGATAAGGTCTTTGATGATGCTGTTAATCAGGTTGATCAGTTTCTTCGTGAAGCGATTCAAAACCTTCGTGAACGCCTTTCAA TTTTACGGATAGAGCAAGATGTTCTGAATTTAATTCAAGATCCTAATCAGCAGCAGATTGAATTTAATCAGCTTCCAACATCCTATTTAAGGCTGGCTGCACACCGGGTGGCTCAGCATTATTCACTGCAGTCAATGGTCTTAATGGATAATAATAGTTTACCAGATGGTTCTGGGTCAACAATTATTGTTCGCAAAACTGCTGAGTGTAAGCTTCCTGTTATCCGACTTGCAGACATCCCAGTAAAATTGCCATCAGAAAACAATGCTGTAATGAAGGTTGCAATCAAACCAAGGCCACAGAAACAGTCACAGGTTCTTAACAATGCAAATTCAAACTCAGGGAAGAAAAACAGCTCTAAAAGTGTGGAAGAGAGAAAAGAGGAGTATAATAGGGCTCGTGCCAGGATCTTTAATTCGACCAATAATGGTGGTACAGTGGGTGGAAAGCCAGAATGTGAGACAAGGCAACAGGATAACTCATTTAATGGTTCCTCTGGGTTTACTCGGGGGGAAGATAAATATTCTTCTGTATCTGATGTTAGTTCCAGTAGGGGGATGATTGGTTCTTCAACTAATACCGGTAGGGGGCTGATTGAGTCTTCGACATATACCAGTAGGGGGCTAGTTGAACCTTCAACTAATACCAGTAGGGGGCTGGTTGATTCTTCAACTAATACCAGTAGGGGGCTGGTTGACTCTTCAACTAATACCAGTAGGGCTAGAAGTAGGACAGAGAAGGAGTCAGTTGGTAGGTACAGGCAAAGTAATAGGGTGGCCATATTCAGGGACCGTGAGATTGACCGCAAGGATCCTGATTATGACCGAAGCTATGATAG GTATATGCAAAGATTTGATCCTGGGTTTGGATTCAATGGAGGATCATACCCAATGCAGCCAATGTATGCACCAGTATTGAATTACAACACAGAGTTTCCACAGCTTGGATCCCCTCATGGCCCCCAGCGACCCGCTGAACACCAACCACGGCCTCTCCCGCAGCATATATCAGGGCAGCATATATCAGGAACTTGGGTTGCACAATCAACACCTGCTGGAATTGGATATGGACATCCAGAGACCATGATGTCACCATTTAATCCTAATCAAGTTGGTGCACACTCTTCATCAACCATGTATTTGCATTCATCTCAGTATCCCTGTCAGCACCCTGGAATGCCTTTTATCCACCCTGAACATATTCACCAGCCCTTTGCACAG TCTCTTCAGCCACCACCTGATGCAAGTTTTGGATTGGCCCGGCCCCGATGA
- the LOC123920269 gene encoding probable aspartyl aminopeptidase isoform X2, which produces MASISRPHILHLHSSSPSFKLNPSSSLFRSRKLPNSLPFNRRRSFCSVNSTSHHKSESVSIVNNFLDYLNESWTHFHATAEAKRQLLAAGFHLLNENEEWNLKPGGRYFFTRNMSCLVAFAVGEKYDVGNGFYAIAAHTDSPCLKLKPKTASLKSSSYMMVNVQTYGGGLWHTWFDRDLSVAGRVILRRSDNSFVHKLVKVNRPILRIPTLAIHLDRTVNQDGFKPNLETHLLPLLSMKLEDTSSESKEKTAALSSKASHHPLLMQILSEELKCDVDDIVSIELNVCDTQPSCLGGANNEFIFSGRLDNLASSYCALRALVDSCESPGDLASEQAIRMVALFDNEEVGSDSAQGAGAPTMFQAMRRIVAGLANNYVGEGTFERTIRQSFLVSADMAHGVHPNFSDKHDEHHRPELQKGLVIKHNANQRYATSGITSFLFKEVGKIHNLPIQVQYSLLGLASELLTAELLNFQCTV; this is translated from the exons ATGGCATCAATATCTCGACCGCACATTCTTCATCTCCATTCTTCATCTCCATCGTTCAAACTCAATCCTTCATCATCCCTATTTCGCTCCCGGAAACTCCCAAATTCCTTACCCTTCAATCGCCGACGTAGCTTCTGCTCCGTCAATTCCACCTCTCATCACAAATCCGAATCCGTTTCAATCGTAAACAACTTTCTCGATTATCTCAATGAATCGTGGACGCATTTCCACGCTACAGCGGAGGCAAAACGACAATTACTCGCAGCCGGTTTTCACCTTCTTAACGAGAACGAAGAATGGAATCTCAAACCAGGTGGACGCTACTTCTTCACTCGCAATATGTCCTGTTTGGTTGCTTTCGCTGTAGGAGAAAA GTACGATGTGGGCAATGGTTTTTATGCGATAGCGGCGCATACAGATAGTCCGTGTTTGAAACTGAAGCCGAAGACGGCGTCGTTGAAGTCTTCTTCTTATATGATGGTAAATGTTCAGACTTATGGAGGTGGATTATGGCATACTTGGTTTGATAGGGATTTGAGTGTTGCAGGGAGAGTCATTCTCAGAAGAAGTGACAATTCTTTTGTTCATAAGCTTGTCAAAGTCAACAGACCTATTTTGCGTATTCCCACTCTTGCCATTCATCTTGACCG CACAGTGAACCAGGATGGTTTCAAACCAAATCTTGAGACTCATCTTCTTCCATTACTCTCGATGAAACTTGAGGACACTTCTTCAGAGTCAAAAGAGAAGACTGCTGCATTGTCATCCAAAGCTTCTCATCATCCACTGCTTATGCAG ATATTGTCAGAGGAGTTGAAATGtgatgttgatgacatagtgaGTATTGAACTGAATGTTTGTGATACTCAACCTAGCTGTCTTGGAGGTGCAAACAATGAATTCATATTTTCTGGAAGATTAGATAATCTTGCTTCAAGTTATTGTGCATTAAGGGCACTTGTTGACTCGTGTGAATCTCCCGGTGACTTGGCTAGTGAACAAGCAATTCGGATGGTTGCTCTGTTTGACAATGAGGag GTGGGTTCAGATTCTGCTCAAGGAGCTGGTGCACCCACCATGTTTCAGGCCATGAGACGTATAGTTGCTGGCTTGGCAAATAACTATGTTGGCGAAGGCACTTTTGAGCGCACTATTCGTCAATCATTTCTTG TGTCTGCAGATATGGCCCATGGAGTTCATCCAAATTTCTCAGATAAACATGATGAACACCACAGACCAGAGCTGCAGAAAGGACTTGTTATTAAGCACAACGCAAACCAGCGCTATGCTACCAGTGGAATCacatcttttctttttaaagaAGTTGGGAAAATCCATAATCTTCCAATTCAG GTCCAATACTCGCTTCTGGGGTTGGCATCCGAACTGTTGACTGCGGAATTGCTCAACTTTCAATGCACAG TATAA
- the LOC123920302 gene encoding organelle RRM domain-containing protein 1, chloroplastic, producing MEVLSLSVTFTKFQTFPSLKPNKTPIHQLPINTTLPTKKNHSFSCSISSFTRRISATSNQSSSTSQTDMLLFPPGNSKHWVVRMDKPVVGVVTKAQIVDHYAQILTKVMGNEKDAQMCIYHVSWKTNFGFCCELDEDCANDLAGVPGVLSVQPDDNFESENKDYEGRNLENSLNKTKSSEASKEVSVETKKLFVTGLSFYTSEKTLRAAFEGFGELVEVKVIIDKISKRSKGYAFIEYTTEEAASAALKEMNGKIINGWMIVVDVAKPTPPRYNTGRARPSA from the exons ATGGAAGTTCTGTCTCTTTCAGTTACATTCACCAAATTTCAAACCTTTCCCtctctcaaaccaaacaaaacccCAATTCACCAACTTCCAATAAACACAACACtacccacaaaaaaaaatcactcttttTCTTGTTCCATTTCATCTTTTACTAGAAGAATTTCAGCAACAAGTAACCAATCATCATCAACTTCACAAACCGATATGTTGTTGTTCCCTCCTGGAAATTCAAAGCATTGGGTTGTTAGAATGGATAAACCTGTTGTTGGTGTTGTTACCAAAGCTCAAATTGTTGATCATTATGCTCAAATTTTGACCAAAGTTATGGGAAA TGAGAAGGATGCACAAATGTGTATATATCATGTTTCTTGGAAAACCAACTTTGGTTTTTGTTGTGAACTTGATGAGGATTGTGCAAATGACCTTGCTG GTGTTCCTGGTGTCTTGTCAGTTCAGCCAGATGACAATTTTGAGTCAGAAAATAAAGATTATGAAG GTAGAAACCTAGAAAATAGTTTGAATAAGACAAAATCTTCTGAAGCAAGTAAGGAAGTTTCGGTGGAAACAAAGAAACTTTTTGTGACAG GGCTATCATTTTATACATCTGAGAAAACCTTACGTGCCGCATTTGAAGGCTTTGGTGAGCTTGTTGAAG TTAAAGTTATCATagataaaatttcaaaaaggtcCAAGGGCTATGCATTTATTGAATACACCACCGAGGAGGCTGCAAGTGCAGCACTCAAAGAGATGAATGGCAAG ATTATTAATGGCTGGATGATAGTGGTAGATGTTGCCAAGCCTACTCCTCCAAGATACAATACGGGTCGAGCCAGACCATCTGCTTGA